In Marinobacter sp. LQ44, the following are encoded in one genomic region:
- a CDS encoding methyl-accepting chemotaxis protein, protein MKHLSLRFKLYGLVISLLLVMGISIVVTAQLSLGSMEERLSRETRDTVQNIVMDQLSATAGQYGELVTGLFETAYQTPEVVRSLITRNIESDSSGRISRRDLQETIGTILSEQQHLSSIYAQFEPDAYDGMDIYFTDGVEEHSSDEGTLEIYYYRDPQGNVLFSRTEDPSTKYLDNRNEFGIREAEWYLCSRDSLKPCLMEPYEYEIEEGYTELMTSLVVPILNNGEFAGVSGVDINLSTLQATIAGVSQALFNGESRVSLLSEGGLIAASSHYQSHLGRPLQEAVPDLADEFVRLHQRGGRFDDGQTLAVAYPVDVQLPGAEWSLLIELPRSVALASVEEITGLLSSEVADTAARQTMVGVVVVLIAIAVLILLVRSVTRPLDEIRDRMRNLASAEGDLTRELDIDTHAELIDLAGGFNAFLARLREMINDLKEVNAQVRGQAADVGAIARDTDDQTSRQHQDIDSVVTAMNEMSAAAGEVAGFAGEADDNARAARDGIRFTQDTLGAALKGVDALAGDMEQASSAIGHVAQRSEEINRILEVIRGIAEQTNLLALNAAIEAARAGEQGRGFAVVADEVRTLASKTRESTDEISDMIERLKGDVDGAVTVIQGGVERATTAVDGTREADHSLATVVERIGTIVEHVTQVATAAEEQSSVSEEINRNLTQIGDAANDLRELAQRVRQSGDALDGQVQVLDRELGRLKT, encoded by the coding sequence ATGAAACACCTGTCGCTTCGCTTCAAGCTCTATGGTCTGGTTATCTCACTGCTGCTGGTAATGGGCATCAGTATTGTGGTGACTGCCCAGTTATCACTTGGTTCGATGGAAGAGCGATTGTCCCGGGAAACCCGCGATACCGTGCAGAATATTGTCATGGACCAGCTGAGCGCAACGGCCGGGCAGTACGGTGAGTTGGTGACCGGCCTGTTCGAAACCGCCTACCAGACGCCGGAAGTGGTGCGCAGCCTGATCACCCGCAACATTGAGTCGGACAGTTCCGGCCGCATCAGCCGCAGGGATCTTCAGGAAACCATCGGAACCATTCTGTCCGAACAGCAGCATTTAAGTTCCATCTACGCCCAGTTTGAACCCGACGCATACGATGGCATGGACATCTATTTCACCGACGGTGTAGAGGAACACAGCAGTGATGAAGGTACCCTGGAGATTTACTATTACCGCGATCCTCAGGGCAATGTGTTGTTCAGCCGCACCGAAGACCCGTCCACCAAGTACCTGGATAACCGGAACGAATTCGGCATTCGTGAGGCAGAGTGGTATCTGTGTTCCCGGGATTCCCTCAAACCCTGCCTGATGGAGCCTTACGAGTACGAAATCGAGGAGGGTTATACTGAGCTGATGACCAGCCTGGTGGTGCCGATTCTGAACAACGGTGAGTTTGCCGGTGTATCCGGTGTGGATATTAACCTGTCCACACTGCAAGCCACGATTGCTGGTGTCAGCCAGGCGTTGTTTAATGGTGAGTCCCGGGTGTCACTGTTAAGCGAGGGTGGGCTAATTGCCGCATCCAGCCATTATCAGTCCCACCTTGGCCGGCCATTACAGGAAGCCGTACCAGACCTGGCTGACGAATTTGTCCGCCTGCACCAGCGTGGCGGCCGGTTTGATGATGGGCAGACCCTGGCGGTGGCCTATCCGGTGGACGTGCAGTTACCCGGCGCCGAATGGTCATTGTTGATTGAATTGCCGCGCTCGGTGGCCCTGGCCAGCGTTGAGGAAATCACCGGTCTGTTGTCTTCCGAAGTGGCTGATACGGCGGCGCGGCAGACCATGGTGGGTGTGGTGGTGGTGCTGATTGCCATTGCTGTGTTGATTCTGCTGGTGCGTTCAGTCACCCGGCCATTGGATGAAATTCGAGACCGGATGCGCAACCTGGCCAGTGCCGAAGGAGATCTTACCCGGGAACTTGATATAGACACCCATGCCGAGCTGATTGACCTGGCCGGTGGCTTCAACGCTTTCCTGGCTCGCCTGCGGGAAATGATCAATGACCTGAAAGAGGTCAATGCCCAGGTGCGAGGCCAGGCTGCAGACGTGGGCGCCATCGCCCGTGATACTGACGACCAGACGTCGCGACAGCATCAGGACATCGACAGCGTCGTCACCGCCATGAACGAGATGTCTGCCGCCGCGGGCGAAGTAGCAGGCTTTGCCGGTGAGGCTGATGATAATGCCCGGGCCGCCCGGGATGGCATCCGGTTTACCCAGGATACCCTGGGCGCGGCGCTCAAGGGCGTCGATGCGCTGGCGGGAGATATGGAACAGGCCAGCTCCGCCATCGGCCACGTGGCACAGCGCAGCGAGGAGATTAACCGAATCCTGGAAGTGATTCGCGGCATTGCCGAACAGACCAACCTGCTGGCGCTGAATGCGGCCATTGAGGCGGCCAGGGCCGGCGAGCAGGGCCGAGGCTTTGCGGTGGTGGCCGACGAAGTGCGAACCCTGGCGTCGAAAACCCGGGAATCCACCGACGAAATCAGCGATATGATCGAACGCCTCAAAGGCGATGTGGACGGCGCGGTAACCGTCATTCAGGGTGGTGTTGAGCGAGCAACCACTGCGGTAGACGGCACTCGCGAAGCGGACCACTCACTGGCCACGGTGGTGGAGCGGATTGGTACCATTGTCGAGCATGTCACCCAGGTGGCCACGGC
- a CDS encoding YqaA family protein yields MAYLTLFFTAFAAATLLPAYSELLLGTLASQGLPLFWLWFWATLGNTLGSVVNGLIGRQVDRFKHKRWFPVSELQLHKARNRFNRYGQWSLLLGWLPIVGDPLTLVGGIMRVPWLNFVILVGIGKGLRYAFVIWVVLEATGFASSAPSP; encoded by the coding sequence TTGGCGTATCTGACCCTCTTTTTCACCGCATTCGCCGCCGCCACCTTGCTGCCAGCCTATTCCGAGCTGCTGCTGGGCACTCTGGCCAGTCAGGGCCTGCCGCTATTCTGGCTGTGGTTCTGGGCCACACTGGGCAATACGCTGGGGTCAGTCGTTAATGGGCTTATCGGCAGGCAGGTAGATCGCTTTAAGCATAAACGATGGTTTCCGGTCAGCGAATTGCAGCTGCACAAGGCCCGCAACCGGTTTAACCGCTATGGGCAATGGTCATTGTTGCTGGGCTGGCTGCCGATTGTTGGAGACCCGCTGACCCTGGTAGGCGGCATCATGCGGGTGCCCTGGCTCAACTTTGTGATCCTGGTGGGTATCGGAAAGGGCCTACGCTATGCCTTCGTGATCTGGGTAGTGCTGGAGGCCACCGGATTTGCCTCATCGGCGCCATCACCATAA
- a CDS encoding ABC1 kinase family protein has product MSSRRPGKSVSRIKTGSFERRLSLTKAGLFAGTRMASHMATNWFSNKDTREQRHRAMLSSQARFLVDELGRLKGSVVKIGQVMALYGEHFLPEEVTEALHTLEDQTTSLEWPAIERVLKAEIGAEKLAELEVDPEPIGAASLGQVHRAARRSDGLELVLKVQYPGVADAVDSDLNAVAQLLKVARLVSFGPEFNDWLEEVRQMMHREVDYRLEARTTEKFRNMLGSDPRFVVPRVLQEYSTDHIIASTYEHGHSVGSPAVRDLPLERRSALGEAALELFFRELFDWGEIQTDPNFGNYRIRIAGEEGGDEDYDRIVLLDFGAVQSYSPAFLDPVIQMIRASYEQDLEQVIEGGVTLRFMSRDWPEEVLEKFGSVCMSVLEPLARDRSQWPDYAVNARGQYRWKQSDLPSRVAKHAARSAISRYFRVPPKEFVFLNRKLIGVYTFIAVMHAEFNGEDLLRKYLYGDGADEANPVASSTTQITKA; this is encoded by the coding sequence ATGTCTTCCAGACGCCCCGGAAAATCCGTGTCCCGCATCAAAACCGGCAGCTTCGAGCGCAGGCTTTCCCTGACCAAGGCCGGGCTGTTTGCAGGCACCCGCATGGCATCACACATGGCCACCAACTGGTTCAGCAACAAGGACACGAGGGAGCAGCGCCATCGGGCGATGTTGTCGAGCCAGGCGCGTTTCCTGGTGGATGAGTTGGGCCGGCTGAAAGGCAGCGTGGTCAAGATCGGCCAGGTGATGGCGCTCTATGGCGAGCATTTTTTGCCAGAAGAGGTGACCGAAGCCCTGCATACGCTGGAAGACCAGACCACGTCGCTGGAATGGCCGGCGATCGAACGGGTACTGAAGGCCGAGATTGGTGCCGAAAAGCTCGCAGAGCTGGAGGTCGATCCGGAACCAATCGGTGCAGCCTCCCTTGGCCAGGTGCACCGGGCGGCGCGCCGCAGTGACGGCCTGGAGTTAGTGCTCAAGGTGCAATACCCCGGCGTTGCTGATGCCGTGGACAGTGACCTGAATGCTGTGGCGCAGTTATTGAAAGTGGCCCGGCTGGTGAGCTTCGGCCCGGAATTCAATGACTGGCTGGAAGAAGTCCGGCAGATGATGCACCGGGAAGTGGACTACCGCCTGGAGGCCAGGACCACCGAGAAATTCCGCAACATGCTGGGCTCCGACCCAAGGTTTGTTGTGCCCAGGGTATTACAGGAGTATTCGACCGACCATATCATCGCTTCTACCTACGAGCACGGCCATTCCGTTGGCTCCCCGGCGGTACGGGATTTGCCGCTGGAGCGCCGCAGTGCCCTGGGCGAGGCGGCGCTGGAGTTGTTCTTCCGGGAGCTGTTTGACTGGGGCGAAATCCAGACAGACCCGAACTTCGGGAACTACCGCATCCGGATTGCCGGCGAGGAGGGTGGTGACGAAGACTATGACCGCATCGTGCTTCTGGACTTTGGTGCCGTTCAAAGTTATTCACCGGCCTTTCTTGATCCGGTTATCCAGATGATTCGCGCGTCCTACGAGCAGGATCTGGAGCAGGTGATTGAGGGTGGCGTTACCCTCCGGTTCATGAGCCGGGATTGGCCAGAAGAAGTCCTGGAGAAGTTTGGTTCGGTGTGTATGTCGGTGCTGGAGCCCCTGGCCCGGGACCGCAGCCAGTGGCCGGACTATGCCGTGAACGCCAGGGGCCAGTACCGCTGGAAGCAGAGTGACCTGCCTTCGCGGGTCGCCAAACACGCAGCGCGCTCAGCCATCAGTCGGTATTTCCGGGTGCCCCCGAAGGAATTCGTGTTCCTCAACCGAAAGTTGATCGGGGTGTATACCTTCATCGCGGTGATGCACGCAGAGTTCAACGGCGAAGACCTGTTGCGCAAATACCTTTATGGTGATGGCGCCGATGAGGCAAATCCGGTGGCCTCCAGCACTACCCAGATCACGAAGGCATAG